The Candidatus Zixiibacteriota bacterium genome has a window encoding:
- a CDS encoding S8 family peptidase: MKSIFRANISIKASLLAAIFGLVAVLILTNDSLRSQSKIRIPKTMLTEDSVKVWVLFTDKGETTATPSRKAAISSAAIQRRDLRGTNAATDVLDREVSRVYIDQVRAHALRIVHPSRWLNAVSAYVTPAQLDDIAQLDCVSEIRPVARFTRPEEPISPVSAELLRPTIPYPTFYGPSYAQLNLIQVPLLHDLGYTGVGIRILILDTGFNTEHTAFLATDIEATWDFINNDEDVIDAASASDGQQAHGTATLSLIGAAEEEKAIGAAYEATFLLAKTEVYGSETAIEEDNWVAGIEWGESLGADVASSSLGYVDWYEYADLDGNTALCTQAADIAASLGVIVVNAIGNGQRLSTFPTLIAPSDGDSVIAVGAVSNGGDIAFFSSNGPTADGRIKPDVCAQGTSNYIASHVGGYGLGQGTSYSTPLVAGAVALLLQAHPEWKFGNLYRALTLTATRAAAPDNVYGYGIVRALEALNYDGSAPKFIKGVTAYPNPFDDFVEFDFESPPAGTVEIRIYTVAGEKVATLTRPASDPLPLKWQGRNDSGEEAAPGIYIAYISAPGLSETRKIFKTR, encoded by the coding sequence ATGAAATCAATCTTTCGCGCTAATATCTCGATCAAGGCCAGCCTGCTTGCCGCGATCTTCGGACTTGTCGCTGTCTTGATTCTCACGAACGACAGCCTGCGCAGCCAATCCAAAATCCGCATCCCGAAGACCATGTTGACTGAAGACTCCGTCAAGGTCTGGGTACTCTTCACCGACAAGGGCGAGACCACTGCGACACCGTCCCGCAAGGCCGCTATCTCGTCTGCTGCGATCCAGCGGCGTGACCTGCGCGGCACGAACGCCGCCACTGATGTTCTCGACCGCGAGGTCAGCCGCGTTTACATCGACCAGGTGCGCGCCCATGCTTTGCGCATCGTTCACCCGTCCCGCTGGCTGAACGCCGTCAGCGCCTATGTTACCCCGGCGCAACTGGATGACATCGCGCAACTCGATTGCGTGTCCGAGATCCGTCCCGTCGCCCGTTTCACCCGACCGGAGGAACCGATTTCTCCGGTGAGCGCGGAACTCCTTCGCCCGACAATTCCGTATCCGACCTTTTACGGCCCGTCCTACGCCCAGTTGAACTTGATTCAAGTCCCGCTCCTTCACGATCTCGGTTACACCGGCGTAGGCATCCGCATTCTCATCCTCGACACCGGCTTCAATACCGAGCACACGGCGTTTCTTGCCACCGATATCGAAGCCACTTGGGATTTCATCAACAACGATGAAGATGTCATCGATGCCGCTTCAGCGAGCGACGGCCAGCAGGCGCACGGCACGGCCACCCTCTCGTTGATCGGTGCTGCGGAAGAAGAGAAGGCGATCGGCGCAGCGTACGAGGCCACTTTTCTGCTGGCCAAGACCGAGGTCTATGGCAGTGAGACCGCCATCGAGGAGGACAACTGGGTGGCCGGTATTGAGTGGGGCGAGTCGCTCGGCGCCGATGTTGCCTCCAGCTCGCTGGGTTATGTCGACTGGTACGAGTACGCCGACCTTGACGGCAACACCGCCCTCTGCACGCAGGCCGCCGATATCGCCGCCTCGCTCGGCGTGATCGTCGTCAATGCCATCGGCAACGGCCAGCGGCTGTCGACATTCCCGACCTTGATCGCACCCTCCGATGGCGACAGCGTCATCGCCGTCGGCGCCGTCTCAAACGGCGGTGATATTGCGTTCTTCTCTTCCAACGGTCCCACCGCCGATGGCCGCATCAAGCCCGATGTTTGCGCGCAGGGCACCAGCAACTACATCGCCAGTCACGTGGGCGGCTACGGCCTGGGGCAGGGAACTTCCTATTCCACGCCGCTGGTCGCCGGCGCCGTCGCACTCCTTCTGCAGGCACATCCCGAGTGGAAATTCGGCAACCTCTATCGTGCTCTGACTCTCACCGCCACGCGTGCCGCTGCTCCTGACAATGTCTACGGCTACGGCATTGTCCGCGCACTCGAGGCACTCAACTACGATGGTTCCGCCCCCAAATTCATCAAGGGTGTAACTGCCTATCCGAACCCCTTCGATGATTTCGTTGAATTCGACTTCGAGAGCCCGCCGGCCGGCACGGTCGAAATCCGCATCTACACGGTTGCCGGCGAGAAAGTCGCCACCTTGACCCGCCCGGCCTCCGATCCGTTGCCGCTCAAATGGCAAGGCCGCAACGATTCCGGCGAGGAGGCCGCTCCCGGAATCTACATCGCCTACATCTCCGCCCCCGGCCTCTCCGAAACCCGGAAGATCTTCAAGACTCGCTGA
- a CDS encoding acetate--CoA ligase family protein: MRLYEYEAKELFAKFRIPISAGKLAQTPADTVKLATEIGYPRVLKSQVLTGGRGKAGGIKIVNSESEAKAAADALFKLTIKGFPVTRVLVDEKLNITQEYYLGVTIDRANYKLVMIACAEGGVDIEETAAKSPEKILKLAFDIDDDFMSFHAIKVGHFLGFQGDQLKAFIPIARGLYSFFVKYDAKLAEINPLVRTADGKLIAADARVSLDDDSLFRHKDLQDMGIEKRHEEGEMTPREQQAQAWEIPYLDLDGDIGMFPGGAGFGIMGNDFIQYYGGKPANFMDSGGGPTPERLAKMLILLDENPQVKAIFGARFGGISRCDDFAKGVLMFLKDHGLSKPMVMRFTGNMWKEGMQIFADAKQENPKLFEKIEYHGIETPIEEIAKRAVELAREVK, encoded by the coding sequence ATGCGCCTTTACGAGTATGAGGCCAAAGAGTTGTTCGCCAAGTTTAGGATCCCGATCAGCGCCGGCAAACTTGCCCAAACCCCCGCTGATACCGTCAAACTGGCCACCGAAATCGGCTACCCGCGCGTTCTGAAATCGCAGGTTCTCACCGGCGGCCGCGGCAAGGCCGGCGGGATCAAGATCGTCAATTCCGAATCCGAGGCGAAAGCCGCCGCCGACGCTTTGTTCAAGCTGACCATCAAAGGCTTTCCGGTCACTCGCGTTCTCGTCGATGAGAAGCTGAATATCACCCAGGAATACTACCTCGGCGTCACCATCGACCGCGCCAACTACAAGCTGGTCATGATCGCCTGCGCCGAGGGCGGCGTCGACATCGAAGAGACCGCGGCCAAGTCGCCGGAGAAGATCCTCAAGCTCGCCTTCGACATCGATGACGACTTCATGTCGTTCCATGCCATCAAGGTCGGTCACTTCCTCGGCTTCCAAGGTGACCAGCTCAAGGCGTTCATCCCGATCGCGCGCGGCTTGTACAGCTTCTTTGTCAAGTATGACGCCAAGCTCGCCGAAATCAACCCGCTCGTGCGCACCGCCGACGGCAAACTCATTGCCGCCGATGCTCGCGTATCCCTCGATGACGACTCGCTCTTCCGCCACAAGGATCTGCAGGACATGGGCATCGAGAAGCGCCATGAAGAGGGCGAAATGACCCCCCGCGAACAACAGGCCCAAGCCTGGGAAATTCCTTATCTCGACCTCGACGGCGATATCGGCATGTTCCCCGGCGGCGCCGGTTTCGGCATCATGGGTAACGATTTCATCCAATACTACGGCGGCAAACCGGCCAACTTCATGGATTCCGGCGGTGGCCCGACACCCGAACGTCTCGCCAAGATGCTGATCCTACTCGACGAAAACCCGCAGGTAAAGGCCATCTTCGGCGCCCGCTTCGGCGGCATCAGCCGCTGCGACGACTTCGCCAAGGGCGTGCTGATGTTCCTCAAGGACCACGGCCTTTCCAAACCGATGGTGATGCGCTTCACCGGCAACATGTGGAAGGAAGGGATGCAGATCTTCGCCGACGCCAAACAGGAAAATCCCAAGCTCTTCGAGAAAATCGAATACCACGGTATCGAAACGCCGATCGAGGAAATCGCCAAACGGGCCGTCGAACTCGCGCGGGAGGTGAAGTAA
- the sucD gene encoding succinate--CoA ligase subunit alpha has translation MAILADKKSRVIVQGITGGAGSFHCKRMKAYGTNIVAGTSPGKGGSNVEGVPVYDTVEECVKQQGADTSVIFLPAQFVKEAAIEAIYAGIKFIVVVPEHIPILDMMKVRKEALKFGATVLGGNTAGIITPGQANLGIMPDIAFRPGRVGTVSRSGSLTYYIADTLTREGYGETTCVGLGGDPVLGSTFDEILWKFEQDPETKAVVMAGEIGGVYEERAKDTISKMKKPVVVMIGGVFAPPGKRMGHAGAIVEGNMGTAESKLKVLESAGAHRAKTFLDIPRILKSLGV, from the coding sequence ATGGCAATCCTGGCTGACAAGAAATCGCGCGTGATCGTGCAGGGCATCACTGGCGGCGCCGGCTCATTCCACTGCAAGCGCATGAAAGCCTACGGCACCAACATTGTCGCCGGCACCTCGCCCGGCAAGGGCGGCTCGAATGTCGAAGGCGTTCCCGTTTACGATACCGTCGAGGAGTGCGTCAAGCAGCAGGGCGCGGACACTTCCGTGATCTTCCTGCCGGCGCAATTCGTCAAAGAGGCCGCGATTGAGGCCATCTACGCCGGCATCAAATTCATCGTCGTCGTGCCGGAGCATATCCCGATTCTCGACATGATGAAGGTGCGCAAAGAGGCCCTCAAATTCGGCGCGACCGTTCTCGGCGGCAACACCGCCGGCATCATCACCCCCGGACAGGCCAATCTCGGCATCATGCCCGATATCGCTTTCAGACCCGGCCGCGTCGGCACGGTGAGCCGTTCCGGCTCGCTCACTTATTACATCGCCGACACGCTCACCCGCGAAGGTTACGGCGAGACTACCTGCGTCGGTCTCGGCGGCGACCCCGTGCTCGGTTCGACCTTTGATGAAATCCTCTGGAAGTTCGAGCAGGACCCTGAGACCAAGGCGGTCGTCATGGCCGGTGAGATCGGCGGCGTTTACGAAGAGCGCGCCAAAGACACGATCAGCAAGATGAAGAAGCCGGTGGTCGTCATGATCGGCGGCGTCTTCGCGCCTCCCGGCAAGCGCATGGGCCATGCCGGCGCGATCGTCGAAGGCAATATGGGTACCGCGGAATCAAAACTGAAGGTCCTGGAAAGTGCCGGCGCCCACCGCGCCAAAACCTTCCTCGACATCCCGCGCATCCTGAAGTCGCTGGGAGTATAG
- a CDS encoding asparaginase — protein sequence MSEILASVFRNTSVESVHYGSIVVTDNKGTVLYYCGDPELVTYTRSSMKAFQFLAVYESGATKRFGHNLQQIAIMLGSHNGSELHQKVAKSNLDLIGLDESYLKCGTHLPIELRNQGEVPVAGVKYSPLAHNCSGKHSGQLALAVHIDDDAHNYIDPESKTQVMVRQAISEAYDYPADQFGRGTDGCSLPNYALPLRNMAKGYANLVTRTAASPLRREAYGVVIDAMTEHALMVSGNGRSDLAITEAGKGDVILKIGGEAVQVVGVISRGLGIAIKIADGNSRALAPVICEVLRQLGVLDDAAVKSLGTFARTPLYNDRKILIGEIVPTFKLQKG from the coding sequence ATGTCCGAGATTTTAGCCTCCGTTTTTCGCAACACATCCGTCGAGTCGGTCCATTACGGCTCGATCGTTGTCACCGACAACAAGGGCACCGTCCTGTACTACTGCGGCGACCCGGAATTGGTCACGTACACGCGCTCGTCAATGAAGGCATTCCAATTCCTCGCCGTCTACGAGTCCGGCGCCACCAAACGCTTCGGTCACAACCTGCAGCAAATCGCCATCATGCTCGGCTCGCACAACGGCAGCGAACTGCATCAGAAGGTCGCCAAATCGAACCTCGACCTGATCGGCCTCGACGAATCGTACCTCAAATGCGGCACGCATCTGCCGATCGAATTGCGCAACCAGGGCGAAGTCCCGGTTGCCGGTGTCAAGTACTCGCCGCTCGCGCACAACTGCTCCGGCAAACACTCCGGCCAACTGGCGCTCGCCGTCCACATTGACGACGACGCGCACAACTACATCGATCCTGAATCGAAGACGCAAGTCATGGTGCGGCAGGCGATCAGTGAAGCCTACGATTATCCCGCCGACCAGTTCGGTCGCGGCACCGACGGCTGTTCGCTGCCGAACTACGCTCTGCCGCTGCGCAACATGGCCAAAGGCTACGCGAATCTCGTCACCCGGACTGCCGCGTCACCGTTGCGCCGCGAAGCCTATGGCGTCGTCATCGACGCCATGACCGAGCACGCCCTGATGGTCTCCGGCAATGGCCGCAGCGATCTGGCGATTACCGAAGCCGGCAAGGGCGATGTCATCCTCAAGATCGGCGGGGAAGCCGTCCAGGTGGTCGGCGTCATCTCCAGGGGTCTCGGCATTGCCATCAAGATCGCCGACGGCAACTCCCGCGCACTGGCGCCGGTGATCTGCGAAGTCTTGCGCCAGCTTGGAGTCCTCGATGATGCCGCCGTCAAATCCCTCGGGACTTTCGCGCGTACTCCCCTTTACAATGATCGCAAAATTCTCATCGGCGAAATTGTGCCGACGTTTAAATTGCAGAAAGGTTGA
- a CDS encoding HD domain-containing protein has protein sequence MKDFLKSKFPELNQIKDTKLREGVLNVMIEAVELSGFSQAELEQVPFTLLIPGTPISLITHTRAVLDTALRAADSLAQFFGDRIPVNRDYLIAGGLLHDIGKFAEYKNDNGKFGKSDFGKLVRHPFSGAALAMKHGLPPDVVHLIATHAGEGDKGYRTPMSIILHHADFINFEALGGKL, from the coding sequence ATGAAGGATTTCCTGAAATCCAAATTCCCCGAGCTGAACCAGATCAAAGACACCAAGCTTCGCGAGGGCGTGCTCAATGTTATGATCGAGGCCGTCGAACTCAGCGGGTTCTCCCAAGCGGAACTCGAGCAGGTGCCGTTCACGCTGCTGATCCCCGGCACGCCGATTTCGCTGATTACCCACACCCGCGCCGTGCTCGACACCGCCCTCCGCGCCGCCGATTCGCTCGCGCAGTTCTTCGGCGATCGCATCCCGGTCAATCGCGACTACCTGATCGCCGGCGGCCTGCTCCACGACATCGGCAAGTTCGCCGAGTACAAGAACGACAACGGCAAGTTCGGCAAGTCCGACTTCGGCAAACTGGTGCGCCATCCGTTCTCCGGTGCGGCGCTCGCGATGAAACACGGCTTGCCGCCCGATGTCGTCCATCTGATCGCGACTCACGCCGGCGAAGGTGACAAGGGCTATCGCACCCCGATGTCGATTATTTTGCACCACGCCGACTTCATCAACTTCGAAGCCCTCGGCGGTAAGCTTTAA
- a CDS encoding tryptophanase yields MEHFAEPYRIKVVEPINLISREEREQRIREAHFNIFNLKSRHVFVDLLTDSGTSAMSDNQWAGMMLGDEAYAQCRNYENFEEALRDIFGFKHFIPVHQGRVAENLLFSTIVKPGDFIINNTHFDTTRANTMHKGGIPVDIPCKEARDPHSQFPFKGNMDVAKLEDFIREKGAAKIPACFITLTNNSAGGQPVSLENIKAVHSVLQRFGVPLYFDCARFAENAYFIKTREHGYENKSIKEIAREIFSYADGALMSAKKDGLVNMGGFLGVNDSELEQKLTNLMILIEGFRTYGGLAGRDLEAIARGIYEALDERYLEFRTKQVKFLGDELMKRGVPIIEPAGGHAIFINAGEYLPHIEPKDFPGQSLVVALYREGGIRACEIGSIMFETKDPLSGKQEYAPYELVRLAVPRRVYTNAHLMHVAVTLEKINSYKDKLVGFEFEYEAQYLRHFTMKLREKSTVKAKV; encoded by the coding sequence ATGGAACATTTTGCCGAGCCCTACCGCATCAAGGTTGTTGAGCCGATTAATCTGATCTCCCGCGAAGAACGCGAACAGCGCATCCGCGAAGCCCATTTCAACATTTTCAACCTCAAATCGCGTCACGTCTTCGTCGATTTGCTCACCGACTCCGGCACCAGCGCCATGAGCGACAACCAGTGGGCCGGCATGATGCTCGGCGATGAAGCCTACGCCCAATGCCGCAACTACGAGAATTTCGAGGAGGCGCTCCGCGACATCTTCGGCTTCAAACACTTCATCCCCGTCCATCAGGGTCGCGTCGCCGAGAACCTGCTATTTTCCACGATTGTTAAACCCGGTGACTTCATCATCAACAACACCCATTTCGACACCACCCGCGCCAATACGATGCACAAGGGCGGTATCCCGGTCGACATCCCCTGCAAGGAAGCCCGCGACCCGCACTCGCAATTTCCGTTTAAGGGCAACATGGACGTCGCGAAACTGGAAGACTTCATCCGCGAGAAGGGCGCCGCCAAAATTCCGGCCTGCTTCATTACGTTGACCAACAATTCCGCCGGTGGCCAGCCGGTCTCGCTCGAGAACATCAAGGCCGTGCATTCAGTGCTGCAAAGATTCGGCGTGCCGCTCTATTTCGATTGCGCCCGCTTTGCCGAGAATGCCTATTTCATCAAGACCCGCGAGCACGGCTACGAAAACAAATCGATCAAAGAAATCGCCCGCGAAATCTTCTCCTACGCCGACGGCGCGCTGATGTCCGCCAAGAAGGACGGCCTCGTCAACATGGGCGGCTTCCTCGGCGTCAACGACTCCGAACTCGAGCAGAAACTGACCAATCTCATGATCCTGATCGAGGGCTTCCGTACTTACGGCGGATTGGCCGGACGCGACCTCGAAGCAATTGCGCGCGGCATCTACGAGGCGCTCGACGAACGCTATCTCGAGTTCCGCACCAAGCAAGTGAAGTTCCTCGGCGATGAACTGATGAAACGCGGCGTGCCGATCATCGAACCCGCCGGCGGTCATGCCATCTTCATCAATGCCGGCGAGTACCTGCCGCACATCGAGCCCAAGGATTTCCCCGGCCAATCCCTCGTCGTCGCGCTCTATCGCGAGGGCGGCATCCGCGCCTGCGAAATCGGCTCGATCATGTTCGAGACCAAAGACCCGCTCAGCGGCAAGCAGGAATACGCGCCCTACGAGTTGGTGCGTCTCGCGGTACCGCGCCGCGTCTACACCAACGCGCACCTGATGCACGTCGCCGTTACGCTCGAGAAGATCAACAGTTACAAAGACAAGCTGGTCGGCTTCGAATTCGAGTACGAAGCCCAGTATCTCCGCCACTTCACCATGAAACTGCGCGAAAAATCCACCGTCAAAGCGAAGGTGTAG
- the argF gene encoding ornithine carbamoyltransferase — MKRDFLAETDFTTAEIKRIFELCAQMKNGEIAPKPLAGKTVGCIFHKASLRTRISFEVGISELGGSSLYITEKEIELGKRESIYDAAKVLSRYLGMITIRTFAHSDVEQLAQHASIPVINALTDLLHPCQIFGDAFTIIEKKQKLEGLKIVYLGDGNNIANSWINLTRRFNFHFVVGTNPNTMPDENLLKAARADNLGKVEVVYDPKVAARDADVVYTDVWASMGQKHLAEEKAALLKDFQVNDALTKLAKPDCLVMHCLPALRNAEITDSVMDGPNSVVFDQAENRLHIQKAIMLVLMDDKRLKN, encoded by the coding sequence ATGAAAAGAGACTTTCTCGCCGAAACCGACTTCACCACCGCCGAAATCAAGCGGATTTTCGAGCTGTGCGCCCAGATGAAGAACGGTGAGATCGCCCCCAAGCCGTTGGCGGGCAAGACCGTCGGTTGCATCTTCCACAAAGCCTCGTTGCGCACCCGCATCTCCTTCGAGGTCGGCATCAGCGAACTCGGCGGCTCCTCCCTCTATATTACCGAGAAGGAAATCGAGCTGGGCAAGCGCGAGTCGATTTACGATGCCGCCAAGGTACTCTCCCGCTACCTTGGCATGATCACCATTCGTACTTTCGCCCACAGCGACGTCGAGCAACTGGCGCAGCATGCGTCGATTCCCGTGATTAACGCCTTGACCGATTTGCTTCATCCCTGCCAGATTTTTGGCGATGCCTTTACTATTATAGAGAAGAAACAAAAGCTTGAGGGGCTCAAGATTGTTTACCTGGGGGATGGCAACAACATCGCCAACTCCTGGATCAACCTCACCCGCCGCTTCAACTTCCATTTTGTGGTCGGTACCAACCCTAACACCATGCCGGACGAGAACTTGCTTAAGGCCGCCCGGGCCGACAACCTCGGCAAGGTGGAGGTAGTGTACGATCCTAAAGTCGCCGCCCGCGATGCCGATGTAGTCTATACGGATGTGTGGGCGAGCATGGGCCAGAAGCATCTGGCGGAAGAAAAAGCGGCGCTACTCAAAGACTTTCAGGTTAACGACGCGTTGACGAAACTCGCCAAGCCCGATTGTCTCGTGATGCACTGTCTGCCCGCTCTGCGCAACGCCGAGATCACTGACTCGGTGATGGACGGCCCTAACTCGGTTGTTTTCGATCAGGCCGAAAACCGACTCCACATCCAGAAAGCAATCATGCTTGTGTTGATGGATGACAAACGACTGAAGAACTGA
- a CDS encoding PaaI family thioesterase, which translates to MEKEVVRYNGCFVCGPNNPIGLNLKFLFDGAVCRTEFHPDDRHEGYKGILHGGILAAILDEVMIKAALALDVLCVTASMEVRFKAPADIRSTYSFTGQILSHRGRVIETEGKAFDQDGTLVAEATGKYMTVSPQMKERLRQSLDS; encoded by the coding sequence ATGGAAAAAGAAGTCGTCCGCTACAACGGCTGCTTCGTCTGCGGCCCCAACAACCCGATCGGCCTCAACCTGAAATTCCTCTTCGACGGCGCCGTCTGCCGCACCGAATTCCACCCCGATGACCGCCACGAGGGCTACAAGGGCATTCTCCACGGCGGCATCCTTGCCGCTATCCTCGACGAGGTCATGATCAAGGCCGCCCTTGCGCTCGATGTCCTTTGCGTCACCGCCTCCATGGAGGTTCGTTTCAAAGCCCCCGCTGATATTCGTTCGACCTACTCCTTCACCGGCCAGATTCTCAGCCATCGCGGTCGGGTGATCGAGACGGAGGGAAAGGCGTTCGACCAGGACGGCACCCTCGTTGCCGAGGCCACCGGCAAGTACATGACCGTCTCTCCTCAGATGAAAGAACGGCTGCGCCAGTCGCTCGATTCCTGA
- the rpsT gene encoding 30S ribosomal protein S20 encodes MAKRHKSAVKRHKQSLVARERNRAVKSELRSAIKAVKQGPGANAESYSELTSLLDKAVKRNVMHKNTASRKKSRLAKMLNKKAQPQ; translated from the coding sequence TTGGCTAAACGTCATAAGTCCGCCGTCAAACGGCACAAGCAATCATTGGTGGCGCGCGAGCGCAACCGCGCGGTGAAATCGGAATTGCGGTCGGCCATCAAGGCCGTGAAGCAGGGGCCGGGCGCGAACGCCGAGTCGTATTCGGAGTTGACTTCCCTGCTCGACAAAGCGGTTAAGCGCAATGTCATGCACAAGAATACCGCTTCCCGCAAGAAAAGCCGTTTGGCGAAAATGCTCAACAAAAAAGCGCAGCCGCAGTAG
- the murJ gene encoding murein biosynthesis integral membrane protein MurJ, with product METDAPEKGSLMRSAGIVSAATLISRVLGLVREQVTAYLFGAGDLVDAFKSAFRIPNLLRDMFAEGALSAGFVPLFTQKLRSGGREEAIRFAGLVFGALTAVVSAVVIFMIAVTPQIATVIAEGFESVPGKLDATIAMARVMMPFLLLVSLAAMLMGVLNSLGKFFIPALAPALMNVGMIICSIVLAPFVDPPVMSLAIGVLVGGAMQFFIQYLALKKIGFRFPLIFDLANPDLYRLLLLILPTAVGLAATQINVAVITRIASGDSGAVSYLDYAFRLLHLPLGLFAIAIATVALPRLSGEAAAGNDAEFGRIHSSALRLGLFLSLPGTVLMILLAHEICAAVYQYGAFTASDAVNTGRALAMYGIGLPFFTLVRISVPAFYAMRDTRTPALVSILSVAINIVLCFQLQGRLGFAGLALAASLAGLANFALLSFLLHRRTGLAHDAAFYGALLKIAAAAAAMGAAVWATREFVLRELIKSDLHRLLQVVILCAVAAAVFVLMCKILKLEEWTRLWGAVNRKLSRRS from the coding sequence TTGGAAACTGACGCCCCCGAAAAAGGCAGCCTGATGCGCTCGGCCGGCATCGTCTCCGCCGCCACCCTCATTTCCCGGGTGCTGGGACTGGTACGCGAACAGGTTACCGCCTATTTGTTCGGTGCCGGCGATCTGGTTGATGCCTTCAAGTCCGCCTTTCGGATCCCCAACCTCCTGCGCGACATGTTTGCGGAAGGCGCCCTTTCCGCTGGTTTCGTCCCGCTCTTCACTCAGAAGCTCCGTTCCGGCGGCCGCGAGGAAGCCATCCGCTTCGCTGGTCTGGTTTTTGGCGCTCTCACTGCCGTGGTCTCGGCGGTCGTGATCTTTATGATCGCCGTCACGCCGCAGATCGCCACTGTCATCGCCGAGGGCTTCGAAAGCGTTCCCGGCAAGCTGGATGCCACGATCGCCATGGCGCGCGTCATGATGCCGTTTCTGCTCCTGGTCTCGCTCGCGGCCATGCTGATGGGCGTCCTCAATTCCCTCGGCAAATTCTTCATCCCGGCGCTGGCGCCCGCACTGATGAACGTCGGCATGATCATCTGCTCGATCGTTCTTGCGCCCTTCGTTGACCCGCCCGTGATGAGTCTGGCGATCGGCGTCCTCGTCGGCGGCGCCATGCAATTTTTCATTCAATACCTGGCGCTGAAAAAAATCGGTTTTCGTTTCCCGCTGATCTTCGATCTGGCCAATCCCGACCTGTATCGACTCCTGCTCTTGATCCTGCCGACCGCCGTTGGTCTGGCCGCCACGCAGATCAATGTTGCCGTCATCACCCGCATTGCCTCCGGCGATTCCGGCGCGGTTTCGTATCTCGATTACGCCTTTCGCTTGCTGCATTTGCCGCTGGGGCTCTTTGCGATCGCCATCGCGACCGTGGCGCTGCCGCGGCTTTCCGGTGAAGCCGCCGCCGGGAATGACGCCGAATTCGGCCGCATCCATTCCAGCGCGCTGCGTCTCGGCCTGTTCCTCAGCCTGCCCGGCACGGTCCTGATGATCCTGCTCGCGCACGAAATCTGCGCCGCCGTCTATCAGTATGGCGCCTTCACCGCCAGTGATGCCGTCAACACCGGCCGCGCGCTGGCGATGTACGGCATCGGCCTGCCGTTCTTCACGCTGGTGCGCATCTCCGTGCCGGCTTTCTATGCCATGCGCGATACCCGCACGCCGGCGCTGGTCTCGATCCTGAGTGTCGCCATCAATATCGTCCTCTGCTTCCAACTGCAGGGTCGCCTCGGTTTTGCCGGACTGGCGTTGGCGGCTTCGCTTGCCGGCCTCGCCAACTTCGCCCTGCTCTCCTTCTTGCTGCACCGCCGTACCGGCCTGGCACATGACGCCGCCTTCTACGGTGCGCTGCTCAAGATCGCCGCGGCCGCCGCCGCCATGGGCGCCGCCGTCTGGGCAACGCGGGAATTCGTCCTTCGGGAACTGATCAAAAGTGATTTGCATCGGCTGCTGCAAGTTGTCATCCTCTGTGCGGTGGCGGCGGCGGTGTTCGTTCTGATGTGCAAAATTCTTAAACTCGAGGAGTGGACGCGCCTGTGGGGCGCGGTTAATCGGAAGCTGTCTCGTCGCAGTTAA